A single region of the Oryzias latipes chromosome 21, ASM223467v1 genome encodes:
- the LOC101163370 gene encoding extended synaptotagmin-3, protein MASTDPPPVAQGGEDTLSPSAVNRVLMELLISVGKTLVVVYPVYLTGYLGLSISWVLLCMLMVTWWRKNRVQKFSRIGSAIDFVDNEKQVIDTELSGSLQMASWVHFDDVEKVQWLNKVLEQAWPFFGMYMEKLLKESIQPTIRLTNSALKMFTFSKVHFGHKAPKITGIRAYTQEVDHREVVLDLNINFESDMEIDAAVNSAITAGVKGVRIQGTLRVILEPLISQAPLVGGITLFFIRRPTLGINWTGMTNLLDSPAFNSLSDDAIMDIIASLMVLPNRMCIPLIDQVKVDQMRFPLPRGVVRVHVLEARNLVAKDTYLRGLVKGKSDPYTIVRVGNQHFKTKTIDNCLDPKWNEVYEFVVHEAPGQELEVELFDEDNDNDDPLGNFRLDLGEVKKEKEMKQWFPLKSVEKGEVHLQLNWLSLQTDESLLRKSHDGLACAMLAIYLDSASNLPKNLSEVQQKHGKQPKEGRLTKTKSGPNSYVEFSVGKDVKKSKVVYANKDPEWGEGFTFFVQNVKTQELIIHVKEYDKKTSLGKLELPLNRLFNIPDMVLDQRFLLESSGATSEIKLKATLRILSMEEKPKTTVTTPQKEPPTSQAKDDGGVSTNAAASSFARPLDKGTRKDPSTPRQSHPLASDSGKPSTPNMRRYDSRSLLSENSLASSRFDLLDGASYPEAIRNHQGSFGEIKLTIRYAGLRKKLLVVVESCRDLFPCSENGTDSYVRLYLLPDQAFLHRKKTHVQKKTVSPSFNEKFEFDVPLTEALNRKLDVAVKNNKMFHRKEIKDIGTVIIDLSQVDLENGISEWFELTLPGLKKSI, encoded by the exons ATGGCGTCCACGGACCCCCCTCCGGTGGCTCAGGGCGGCGAGGACACCCTCAGCCCCTCCGCTGTCAACCGCGTGCTGATGGAGCTCCTGATCTCCGTGGGGAAGACCCTGGTCGTGGTGTACCCGGTGTACCTGACGGGCTACCTGGGCCTCAGTATCAGCTGGGTGCTGCTGTGCATGCTGATGGTCACGTGGTGGAGGAAGAACCGCGTGCAGAAATTCTCGCGCATCGGATCAGCCATCGACTTCGTGGACAACGAGAAGCAGGTCATAGACACCGAGCTGAGCGGGTCTCTGCAGATGGCCTCGTGG GTCCATTTCGATGATGTGGAGAAGGTTCAGTGGCTCAATAAG GTGCTGGAGCAGGCTTGGCCCTTTTTTGGGATGTACATGGAGAAGCTGCTGAAGGAAAGCATCCAGCCGACCATCCGGCTCACCAACTCTGCGCTGAAGATGTTCACTTTTAGCAAAGTCCACTTTGGACATAAA GCTCCCAAGATCACAGGAATTCGAGCGTACACCCAGGAAGTGGACCACAGGGAGGTCGTTCTGGATTTAAATATAAA TTTCGAAAGCGACATGGAAATCGATGCTGCCGTGAATTCAGCGATCACAGCTGGAGTTAAAGGAGTTAga ATTCAGGGAACGCTGAGGGTCATTTTGGAGCCACTTATCAGTCAAGCCCCACTGGTTGGAGGGATTACTTTGTTCTTCATTCGTCGTCCG ACTTTGGGAATTAACTGGACTGGAATGACGAACCTCTTGGACAGCCCCGCGTTCAA CTCACTTTCTGACGATGCCATCATGGACATCATCGCCTCCCTCATGGTGTTGCCCAATCGCATGTGCATTCCCCTCATAGACCAGGTCAAAGTGGATCAGATGAGGTTTCCTCTTCCTCGC GGTGTTGTGAGGGTTCACGTTCTGGAGGCCAGAAACCTGGTGGCCAAGGACACCTATCTGAGGGGTTTGGTGAAAGGCAAATCCGACCCCTATACCATCGTCAGAGTTGGTAACCAGCATTTTAAGACCAAAACCATCGACAACTGTTTGGACCCAAAGTGGAACGAAGTGTATGAG TTTGTTGTCCATGAGGCACCGGGGCAGGAGCTGGAGGTGGAGCTATTCGACGAGGACAACGATAACGACGACCCTCTGGGAAA TTTTCGCCTTGATTTAGGAGAagtaaagaaggaaaaagaaatgaaacag tggTTTCCTCTGAAGTCGGTTGAGAAAGGTGAGGTTCACCTGCAGCTCAACTGGCTTTCTCTCCAGACCGACGAATCGCTCCTCAGGAAG TCGCATGACGGCCTCGCTTGTGCAATGCTTGCAATTTATCTGGACAGTGCTTCCAACTTACCA aaaaacctCAGCGAGGTACAACAAAAACATGGCAAACAGCCGAAGGAGGGGCGG CTCACAAAGACAAAATCCGGGCCGAACTCTTACGTGGAGTTTTCTGTTGGCAAAGATGTTAAGAAAAGCAAG GTTGTGTACGCAAATAAAGACCCAGAATGGGGGGAGGGCTTCACTTTCTttgtacaaaatgtaaaaacacaggAGCTTATTATTCAT GTCAAAGAGTATGACAAAAAGACATCCCTGGGTAAACTCGAGTTACCTCTCAATCGCCTTTTCAACATCCCTGACATGGTTTTGGACCAACGCTTCCTGCTGGAGTCCTCCGGAGCAACAAGCGAAATCAAACTGAAGGCAACTCTTCGG ATTCTTTCCATGGAGGAAAAACCCAAAACGACTGTAACGACTCCTCAAAAGGAACCTCCGACATCACAAGCCAAAGATGATGGAGGCGTTTCCACCAACGCTGCTGCCTCATCTTTTGCCCGTCCTCTTGACAAGGGCACAAGAAAAGACCCATCAACCCCACGCCAATCCCACCCCTTAGCGTCAGACTCCGGGAAGCCCTCTACTCCAAACATGCGCCGGTACGACTCTCGCAGCCTGCTGTCGGAGAATTCCCTTGCTTCATCGCGCTTCGACTTATTAGACGGAGCTTCCTATCCCGA GGCAATTAGGAATCATCAGGGCTCATTTGGAGAGATCAAACTCACCATACGCTACGCCGGGCTCCGAAAAAAACTCCTGGTGGTTGTGGAGTCTTGCAG GGACTTGTTCCCCTGCAGTGAGAACGGCACGGATTCGTATGTCCGCCTGTACCTGCTCCCTGATCAGGCCTTCCTTCACCGCAAGAAGACACACGTCCAGAAGAAGACCGTGTCCCCATCCTTCAATGAGAA GTTTGAGTTTGATGTACCCCTTACAGAAGCcctgaacaggaagttggatgTGGCGGTGAAAAATAACAAGATGTTTCATAGAAAGGAGATAAAGGACATTGGCACG gtgataATAGATCTCTCACAGGTGGATCTGGAAAACGGCATCTCAGAATG GTTCGAGCTCACCCTCCCCGGGCTGAAGAAATCCATCTAA